In Camelina sativa cultivar DH55 chromosome 13, Cs, whole genome shotgun sequence, the genomic window AAACGAAGCTTGTTGAACACGCAACCGAACACCGACTTTTAACGTCCAAGAGCTTGCAAATGTAACACGATGCACGCTGCATCAACTGAAATACTAGTATTGTTTGGCTTTGGAGGGGattcattttatgttgaataaTTGATTGCTTAGTTTGGGTTTTATGTTgcttaatttctattttacagTTACTTAAATTGATTACCCGTCTCTTAAAACCAAACCAGAATTTTGctttttctcagtttttctAAACAACATTTCTATAATTTTGAAGAAAGACATACAAGCTATAAACATGTATGTAGGTAGACACATCAGTAGACCACCAGATAAAAAAGAGACTCCAAAGTGGGATTGAGAATGAGAAAAGACTCCAACATTGTATTGAAAAGACACATCGACTGGGTTTGAGAATGAGAAGGAATACTCCAACATTGTAGTTGTTGTGAGCTAAAACAACCATATCAATTCATCAAAAACCCATAAAAGCTTTGTAACTATGTGGATATGCCAAGCAAGTGCTAGATTTGGCTGATGACTCATTCTACAAATATGGATCAATAACTTGAATTGATTACAAATAAGAATCTTGATCAACAtggtattatttatttaattgatatttaatttgtattattatattaaacaatgtaaaattatattttttgttaaatattttgaaataatttaaattaaaataaaattgtgtcACTTTTTAGTGACCCgatgttaaattatttaattactacatCATTAATTACAATTGATACTAAACCATCtatcatttattaataaatcatttaaattaatatcatttatattgtgctttttttttttttgggttgtagTATAGCTTATAAGTGTACATTATCAATGACTCCAATTGTACTCCTTATAAGTTGATTGTTCAAGGAATCTTTACGttggttttttttctattttttttattttctcgttAATCATAAGGGCCGGGTTTTCAGGAACCATTAACTTAAGTTATTTCTTATACATTTTATCCTTCAAACTATATAACAGTACTATAGCTGCGGTGATACGTATAAATTAAGGGCACTTGAGGCGACCACCACGAGTGGTAATGGAGGCATAGCAAGGGCAGAGGTGGTGGTTTCCGGCTGTGCCTGGTGGCACACAGTTGCAGCGGGAACAACAGCTGTTGCATGCTCTCAAACACAGATTCGGCCTCGACGACTTGCTGCATCTACCTTTGCATCTTCCATCACAATCTACACACATATATGATGATAGTTTCATACACACATGTCTAATttcaaaactcatcaaaagtgagtatatataaacagaaaaatacGTACCAATTTTCACTACGCCTTCACCGACTTGTGCACCTTCAGCAGCG contains:
- the LOC104736957 gene encoding gibberellin-regulated protein 3, translated to MAIFRSTLLLLLILFCHITYELHVHAAEGAQVGEGVVKIDCDGRCKGRCSKSSRPNLCLRACNSCCSRCNCVPPGTAGNHHLCPCYASITTRGGRLKCP